The sequence ctCCTGTAGGTCCATGTCCTCCTTGTgccccagagctggatgcagtggggtcacaagagcagagcagagggggacaatcacctccctcaccctgctggtcAATGCTTCTTGGAGATGGTGTCATGTGCTCTTCCCCTATCAACCAGTGCTGTAACCCTGTTGTGGAAGGCCACCCAATTagtcaggcatgatctgcccttagtAAAGCCATGTTGGATGTCACAAATCGCTTCCTTATTTTCCAGGTGCCTTAGCATATTatccaggaggatctgctccttGGTCTTGCTGGGCACAGCgatgagactgactggcctgtagtcccctaggttttccttttttccccttttaaacATGGGGGTTATGCTTCCCCTCTTCTGGTCGGTGAGAACTTCATTGGACTGCCACGACTTCTCAAATACGAAGGACAGTGGCTTACTGACTACATCtaccagttccctcaggacccatggatgcctctcatcaggtcccatggaccTGTGCACCTACAGGTTCCTTAGATGGTCTtaaacctgatcttctcctactGTGGCTGGTTCTTCATTCTCACAGTCCCTCTGGGACTTGGACTGTGTGACTGGAGCTATTGCTGGTGAAGACTGAAGCAGAAAAGCcactgagtacctcagcctcCTCCATATCCCAGAAAGGGCCCACGATTTCCCTGGTCTTCCTTCTATCAATGACACACCTATAGAAGACTTTCCTGTTGCCTTTGATGTCCCTGGCCAAATTTAATGCAAACAGAGCTTTAGTTTTCCTAAcctgatccctggctgctcGGATGATTTGTTTGTGATTCTGGTATTGGAGTGCATGATAGTGAACTGCAGGAACTTGAAAGATTCAAGGCATCTCTTCAAGTGGTATGCGAGCTGGAAGTGACATCCAGTTAGGAATTAATTTTGCCCCACTTTTGCATCTCGTTATGCACTATGGGAAGCTTTCAGTCTCTCTTGCCAGTTTCTGAAGGATAGCATTTTGGTCCTGCAATTAAATTGAAAGATTTATTGCACTGTTGTTTGTGCCCAGCTAGCTTACATCGGGACTACAAAACCACCATCTTCCACTTAGAAGCATTTGGGGACAGGAACATTACTACTATCACCATACCTCTTGGGACATCCATCTCCCTTTGGCATACAGACTAGATATTTCATTCTGTACAGCACTGTGTTACTTCATTACTTTTAGAAAACTAAAATCAGTCTTAtaactgttcatttttttggaagaaaatgggTTTTCTTGTGGTTGCTGGCTAGTTAGCACTTACACTTTGCATActactttttcttctaatatttttaatgtacttctACAGAACTTTGTCTCATGAAGCCTTCACATACGTGTACTTTCACATGTCAAATTTTTCAAGTGGGAAAGCTTACTTACGTAACATACTCAGCAGTTGAATTATGTTGCTATAAAACAATCTGTGGTACACAGTCCGTAATTACCAGGAGTGTAAAACTTTGTGATGAGTAGCTTCTCAGTTGACTGCCGTTGAAGCCATTACTATTTTTCTACGATTCGGGCTGAAATGGTGCAGGTTATTGGTGTCCTAATGCATCTCATTGTGCTTCTAGCCCAGACGTCAGAGCGTTTCTTCAGATGGATAACCCCAAACACCAGTCGGATCCAtctgaagatgaagatgaaaggAGTAATCAGAAGGTAATAAAACAGACACAGAGCAGTCTTCTAAACTTCAGCTACTCAACAGCAATCTTAAGTATATTGCTTACTGAAAATTGCCAATCGGTTTTGCAGTAAATCTCCTCTCTactcttttaaacaaaactgttctgctGTGGGCTGTAGGATATTTTCCTGTCAGATAGGAATAGCGGAGAAGATATAGAATGATTGCTAGCTTTGTCTTGCTTCTTCCCCATTTGCTGCGGGTGAAAGACTCAGATTTAGTCACAGTTTAGTTGTCACAGTTCTTTTCAGTCTCTTCAAAGATTCTTGCTAAGGGCATctggcaaggagcagcagagactgaATGTTTAAttgtgtggggttttgtttgttttggtttttaaggagagggagaaatgcAATTCtcatggaggaaaaagaaatttcagcCTTTCTAGAAGTCACTCAGGAGCAAAGATGgatttaatttcagttcatATTGAACACTGTGAGGTCTCAAGCCTCTTTTGTCAGAAGAGCCACTACGGAAGTACAATTTAGATGGATTCTCTGAAAGTTGATTTACAATCTCCAGAAACAGTGCTGGTTGCAAAAAGTCTTTCTAGGAAGGCAGAAGTGCCGTCATTGACCTTGTTTTCTCTGGTTTACATCTTGGCATATAGATGTGACCTGGgtacttctctttttattcagtCCCTCTTAAAGAATGTAAGAGTTGCCTTTTTGAATCTGCTGTGGATCGCACACAATGTAGTGTGTTTCTGAAAGTCTCACTTCCAAAGATGCtgatcttttgctttttttttttttttttccttctgaagtaCTTGACAGCACAGTGAGCATACAGCAGAATAATGCAGAATATTATAATTCAAAAGACaagttttcttctcctcttttttgAAAGATACTGTAAGTAATGTGGAAAGCTTCTGTAGAAAATACATAATGTATTATACCACAACAAATTCCAAAATAGGAGGAGAGCTAATGTGTAGTGGCCTGGGCCGTACTCTTTGATAGAAATTAACACTCTCATAGTTACTGTAAGTGATGTAGCTGTACAACCAGGAACaataacaacccccccccccagtcttAAAATGTACATAGTGgtctttaaaaacagtttagTGCCATGGTGCAGTTGGTTCTTCCTAGTGCAGTAGTCACATCTCGTGTTGCTGCTCAGGGAGTGCTGATTTTGTGATACCTGTCTGCCTATCTCCAGATAACTTGTCTTTAGAATTTGCCTTTCTCTGATAAAGTCCAAAATAACAGTGCGGgtattgctgctgcttctttaattaaaaacaaaatggagaaaGTTACTTAAACGAAGGTGGTTTCCTCTTGTCTGTGTAATTTCCAAATTCCAGCTGGGTGTGTGCTGGTAAGACTCATACCGTTCCTGGAATTAGTTAGTTAACCTTTAATGTCAGGGTGGGAAAGGTTGgtaatgttttttcttggtggggggaatgttcacttttttttttttttttaaagcactatGTCTTTAATTAGACTTTTGCATAAGCAGTggggattaaaaataattttattggtAAGGTCTTGGAGAATTTAGCACAAAAGGTAGAAAGTGTATTCCTAGAGTGAATAGGGAGGGAGCCAAATTCTCCATGAGGAACACATCATTTGTTGAGACAGTCTTAAATTTTCATTCTTAATCTTGTTCTTTCTATCTGCACATGACTACTGTATTATCTTTATCCTGCAATATGATGtgtgtggaaatattttttgtgacaATGTGGTGACGGCCAGATATTGCAACTTACAGTGCTCCCAGTTTAGATGTTAGATATCTGTGAAAAGCTATTCTAACAAGTGTAGGGGTATAGGTGGAGCAAATCAGTGAAGTATTTTGTAATTACTACTGGTTGAAGTATaagtaaagtgaaaaataaaataaacctcttTTTTTGTCTCAACAGTTAAATTCTACCTCACCGAATATCAACTTGGGACCATCTGGAAATCCTCAGTAGGTTTCAATTaactaaaaactgaaaaattagacTGAACATAATTGTTAATAGTATGAAGAGTTCTTTGGACgtatggctttattttttattttcagtgcttggAAGGAAGCAAGACATTTAATCCTGTGCTAAATAAaccctttaatttttttttccttttcaccttcAGGTTTTGTTAGTCTGCTGTTATCTGTAGGTTCGTGCCCGGTGGGACTACACTGCTGTCCTTTTACTTAAGGATGATATagccaaaaaaaaccctctcttCCTTTGGGAGTGGTCCCAAAACTGTTAAGAATGTGAccagtttctgaaaacaagttcCTTCTAGTACATGACAAAGGAGCAACTTACCTTGTTGATAATACAGACTGCAGTCACAAATTGCTTCTCTGGTGTCTTCTGCAGAGTTTCTGTTCTCAGATACCTACAAATTTGTGCTTTTGTCATCAAAGCACAgagctttttgtcttttttttgttgttgtttttttctcctcagattTGTCCTGGGCTAACAGGGAAAATGCTTAATAGACTGCagcaagaaatgaaattttaagatTACTTCCCTTGAGGGACAGTAAATGAAGAGCTGTATTGGGACATTACTGTTGTTTCAGTAGCTGAAGAGATGGATAATTATTCTGCTgacaaaaatacttctgaattGTACTTAGGAAAAAATGAGGGAATTATTGGACATAACTGAAAGGAGTGGTGATGCGGGAAGTGGAAAAACAGACTGAATTTATACAAATACATGCTCAGAAGAGGAAGGTGTAGCAGCTTCCCTCCtcttgctttaatttaaaatgggGGAGCAATGCATGGAGTTAAGGATGGGCTGAAGAAAGAGAATAGATGACAAACGTGGTCCTTCCTTCCCTCATGTAAGCTCTAGAGTCCAGTTGGCTGTTGAGAAATAGGAGGCGAGCTCCAGGAAAAGTCATGGGGAAATgaagatttaattatttatttattttaaaaaataaactagagACTATGGCCAAATGACCTCTATCCTTTCTAAATATCTTTCAGCGCTAAACCAACAGACTTTGATTTCCTGAAAGTCATTGGGAAAGGAAGCTTTGGCAAGGTGAGTTTTCTAATTCCTGTGTCTTACCTGGTGCAGGAGTTCCAGCTGGTGTCTTGCATAGTGACTGCTGGCTGGAGACTTTGCCGGAGGCTTTGGAAGCTGTATCATCCTAGGGTGGTATATAAATCCTTGTATTGGATTCCTGTTGCTGCCACTTCATAGTAGTGCTGCTATTTATTGCTGGTGTGGTGGTAGTTGTCTGCCTTGGTCACTTGTTGGGAGTAACAAATTAgtgttttcctctcttgttAAGAGCAGTTGGGATCCTCTCTTTTCCCCaggggggaagggaggcacCCCTGTGCTCGTGCAGCATCTGGAGTACAAATCCTGTGCTTGCCTTTGTTGGTGTGGGCTGCTATGTCAAGCACCTAATGCTATGGAGCAGCACTTTGAGAAGTGACTTTCATATTGATATTCTCCAAAGAGATGCAACAGAGAAACTCTCTTGAAATCTTGaacaagttatttttcaaagtgttgtttttccacagaattACCTTTAAAACGTACAAAACCAGCTGAAATTCGTCTCTAGAgagacagcagctcctggaaaataaatgctgtaattTAGTCTTTCATGATACCACTATATAGACAGATTATGCTAAACTGTATCACTGTTCTGGTGCTATCTACTCTAAACTCCATTCACTCTGTTGGTGACTGACTACATGAAAAGCAGAGATGCTATTGAGAACACATAGCTTTAATGCTTTCCAGTTAtgctgaaattaagaaaatactaaTAGGATGTGAAATACAGCAACCGcgtttctttgtttgttttgaacttcACAGGTTCTTCTTGCCAAAAGAAAACTGGATGGGAAATATTACGCTGTCaaagtgctgcagaaaaaaattgttcttaacAGGAAAGAGGTGAAGAAAATATGCTCTCTCCCTCacccctttctcttccccttaaTTACAAAATTGTTCCTGTTTACTTACTGATCCTTTACCTCTCTACAGCAAAAACATATTATGGCTGAACGTAAtgtgcttctgaaaaatgtgaaacatcCATTTCTAGTGGGATTACATTACTCATTCCAAACTACGGAAAAGCTTTACTTTGTTCTGGATTTCATTAATGGAGGAGAGGTATGTGGTGATTCTACTTGGATTTGAGCCTCTTCATTCCTCTCACCTAGAATTAGCACAATGAAATGATCCTCTACAGTGGGCTGTGATCGGTATTATCCCAAGTTTTGAACGTCTTGGTTCTTTATCTAAAGCAATGCTGTTCCCGCAGACTTCTGTGGCTATACAGACCCTGTTCTTATCAACAGCTTCAATCGAGAATTAATTCATGGTTGTCAGATAAAAATACTGTCTCTTTTACAGTTACCTAAATTTACCTCTGTTATGAATTAATCATATGTTGACACTTTTCAGCATgtaaaactgtctttttctctttcatctgaATTAGCTGAGATGCTGGCACTTCaaaagtggaaggaaagaaacaggcaaTTGAGTTTGCTACTATGTTTATAGGAATCTTGGGATTATTCTGTGGCTTTGCATTGGCTAATTATTTATTGCCAAATAGCCTTATTCTCAGGATTGTTTTCCCTGAAGTGATGCTATTGAGTATGAGGACTCATTAAGTAACTTGGAGGGAAACGTGcgaaagaaatggaagaaggctgtaaatatttaattaagatGTTCTGGACCAGTTTGAAAAGCAACATGTCTCTGGCTAAAGACAAAGTATTTCTAGGAGTGCTCAAGAAACTACTGGTTGAATAGCTAATAAACTTGAGCAGGGTATGAAAtgtcacttctgtttcttcctgaggaaaatttttatggaaaattgGGGTATTGCAGACTGAGTTGCGACTGAAGATCACCAAGTGTAGTGAAAAGTGATTGTGTGAAAGTAGTTATCCAACGTGTGTGCTGTAAAGGGGAGCTGTCCTGCTATGTTTTCAATTTGGTAACTTATTGCTGTAAAATACACACCTTTTCAAAAGGCCTTAGAGAGCCTTAAAGCAGAataaaggaggaggaggcaggatgCTGTTGCAGAAGATAAAACTCTGGTAGCTGACAGAGAACATGAGAAGGAGGTAGAGTTTAAGTAGTTTAATTCAGCAGAGCTCAGGGTTATCTGTTTATGTCCCTGCAGCTGTCTCTACGCAGAAAAGAGTAAAGTATGTAGAATAAATCATTATGAAGTACGAATTGTGCTATAGGTTTAGTAGATACTCATAAGGCCCACTGCCAGTATTCATGGTGCCCCCAGACCTGGGCTCCAAACCCCTTTGAGTGCCAGAGTCTGGACTTTGATGAACCTTCCTCTAGCCTAATGTACTGTCGTCTAATTCAGACAGCGTTAACAAACTCCTGGTTTGCTCTACACTGAATTTTTGGCCACAGCTTAGCTTGGCATTCTTCCAGGCAAACTGAAGTACAATTTAAAAACAGCCTTCAAAGTTCAGTGAAGCACTTGGAAGTTTTTTGGTGGCTTTTTGCaggtagaaaacagaaaaattctgttctcttaaaaaaaataataaaataaagtaaaagttGACTGTAGCACAATTTCATATGTATATGATTTAATCTTTGGCTGGACTTCTGCATCTGCTCAAACTATTTACAGCCAAAGTTCTGTAGTTGAGAACATCAGAGAATCAGCCTGGAATATACATCTCCTGAAGCGTTCTCAgaatacaattaaataaatgctttgtatAAAACTTCGAATACAAGGATACTCGGAAATGGAAGATGACTTGATTGACACCTGGCTATATCCTGTTAGGAGGTTTGTCTTGCATGGTTGAATCTTGCCAGCCTCTGTTCACAGCTTAgtgttttttcccattttttttgaCTATTCTTGGTTTTAAGGGGATATCCTTGTAGCTGAGTTACCTGTGTGTTTCAGAAGTGTAAAAGACCAGAAAAGAAGTGGGTAAAGGAACGTTGTAATGCAGCAAAgccaattttatttcattttccattcttaAAAGTGTAGACAGATAAGTAAAATGACTCTTCACTGTTAAAATTGCACCTTACTAACCcgattttgtgtgttttgttcttatttgCTGTTTTGCGAATTTACAGCTGTTCTTTCACTTACAAAGAGAACGTTCCTTTCCTGAGCACAGAGCCAGATTTTATGCTGCTGAAATCGCCAGTGCACTGGGCTACTTACACTCCATAAATATAGTGTACAGGTAAGTTTCTGAGCTGTATTCTTGTACTGCAGAAGTTCAAGTGGGACAAATTAcggagtaaaaaaaaaagtgctgtatGAAGTCATCTTGGGAGAAATTTGAAcataatgttttcaaaaaactTAAAGCTTCTTTCAACTGAAGAATAAAAGCCCATGCCTTTGAAGCTTTTGTGTTAGTGACTTCTGCTTTGAATTAAtacaaggatttatttttttaatagggaTTTAAAGCCAGAAAACATTCTCCTAGATTCACTAGTAAGTATGCAACAGGATTTTTGATTTTCTATCCTTCTCAGAAAATGGACATTTTATGCATATGCATGTCGAGcatgttctattttttttaaatattactctTTTCTTAAACAGGGTCACGTTGTGTTGACAGACTTTGGACTTTGTAAAGAAGGGATTGCGAGTTCTGAAACTACTGCAACTTTCTGTGGGACACCAGAAGTATGTTGACAACTTCCATGTCTTTTGACTAATAACTAATGTTTGTTGACAATTATTTGTGTAAACAGAAGATCAGATACTCAGTTTTGTATTGCTGGAGACTTGCA comes from Aythya fuligula isolate bAytFul2 chromosome 2, bAytFul2.pri, whole genome shotgun sequence and encodes:
- the LOC116485553 gene encoding serine/threonine-protein kinase Sgk3 isoform X2, with product MDNPKHQSDPSEDEDERSNQKLNSTSPNINLGPSGNPHAKPTDFDFLKVIGKGSFGKVLLAKRKLDGKYYAVKVLQKKIVLNRKEQKHIMAERNVLLKNVKHPFLVGLHYSFQTTEKLYFVLDFINGGELFFHLQRERSFPEHRARFYAAEIASALGYLHSINIVYRDLKPENILLDSLGHVVLTDFGLCKEGIASSETTATFCGTPEYLAPEVIKKQPYDNTVDWWCLGAVLYEMLYGLPPFYCRDVAEMYENILHKPLVLRPGISLTAWSILEELLEKDRQSRLGAREDFLEIQKHPFFESLSWTDLLQKKIPPPFNPNVVGPDDIGNFDAVFTEEMVPYSVCISSDYNIVNASVLEADDAFVGFSYAPPSEDMFS